Genomic DNA from Leptotrichia wadei:
TTTCTTTCAACTGTGCTTTGACAAATTTTCCCAAAATATTTCAGAAAAAAATCAGTTCCACTTTCGTTAAAACGAACGTCTCCATAATAAAAATCAGACGTTTTATCCCTAAACTCATTATTTTTCAAACTCAAAGCCCTTACAACTTCAATATTTTCAGTCTTTACATTTTTCAAATATTCATCATCACCATTAATTACAAGTGTACTTTTAATATACGGAATAATCTCCGTCTTTGCCAAAAACACATTTTCCTTCGTTTTCAAAAACTCCAGATGAGATTCTCCAATATTTGTAATTACATTAATATCAGGTAATGCAATTTGCCCCAGCAAATCAATTTCTCCAAAGCCACTCATTCCCATTTCCAAAATGATAAACTCATCATCTTTTTCAGCACGCAATAAAGTGAAGGGCAGTCCAATATGATTATTGTAATTCCCTTCAGTCTTTTTCCCTTTATATTTTTGTGAAAGCAAATGGTAAATCATATCCTTTACCGTTGTTTTACCGTTACTCCCTGTAATTCCAATCACTTTTATATCTAAATTCTTTCGCCATTCCTTCGCAAATTTTTGCAAGAACTCAATACTGTCCTTTACAAAAAATGCACGGTCAACATATTTTTCATCAATTTTCACAGCTTCGCTATCATAAACAACAGCAGCTCCTTTTTCCAACGCTTCATTAACAAAATTATTTCCGCCTCTAATGGCAACAAAAACATCACTTTTTTCAAGTTTCTTTGAATCAATCGAAACATTTTTTATTTCAAGATCTAATGTTTTTTCTTTATTAAAAAGCCTTTGAAACACTTCACTTTTATTCATAAAATTTCTCCAAATCCTACTTGTTTTAATACTTTTTTTATAATAGTTCACATTATAAAATTATATCATTTAGAGAGTATTTTTTCAATATATTTTTATTTTTTTTCCAAATTTTTCTAAAAGAATTTATCCTATGCTCAAATCCGTTTAAAGTCAAGCTGGAAAAAATTATATAAACCTAAAATTTGAGCAGAATAGCCTCGATTTTTAAGTTTAGTTTCAAAACATTTTTATTATTAAATTTAAGCTTTATAATTATCTTACTTCTATCATTTTTATCTCTGTTTTATCCCCTCTATGCCGTGATTTTGAATATTCAAAAATTTGTCCGTTTGACAGAAAAGCGACTTGTTCAACTTCCAGAATAGGAATCGGCTCCTTGATTCTTAAATACTTTTTTTCCAGATCCGTTGGTAAATCCGCCTTTATTACCCTATGTGCACTTTGAATACTTAAATTTAATGTGTTTTCTATATATTCATAAATAGAATCCTTTAATACATCCTCTTTTAACCCTTTGATTGTAGATATTGGCATATAGGTGTATTCGATAACGCAAGGTTCGTCGTTTAAGTAACGCACTCTTTCAATATAATAGACAAAATCATTTCTTTCTATTTTTAGCTTTTTGGCTATTTCGGCTGAAGCCGGGATAACTTTGAACTTTATAATGTTGGATGTAACCTTTTTACTTCCATGAGTTGCCTTAAATCCCATAAACTGCTTTTTCATGGCGATTTCTATTGCATCGTCATCCCTCATGTCCTTTACAAATGTTCCAGAACCTCTCCTTTTTATTATCAGCCCTTCTGAAACCAGTAAATCCATGGCTTTTTTACGGTAATCCTGCTTGCCTTGTATTTTTCACACATTTCCTTTTCATTTGGAAGCTTTTCATTTGGAATATAATCTCCATTTATTATTTTATTTCGTAATTCCTGAACAATTTCCCTGTATTTTAACATTGTCTTTCATCTCCTTGAGTAATTTTTTTCATTATAAGATATTTATCCTTTAAAGTCAATATTGTAAAAAAGTGGAACGGATAAAAAATGGACTATATTTGTTCAAATAACATAGCCCATAATTTTTAATAACTATTCTCTCTCTTTCGCTTCATTTTTATTTTTTCTTTTTTCTTCTTCATACTGCTTTTGGGAATACAGTATAAACGGTATCCATAAAAGCACCATTACAACAAATCCCACTATTTGCACTACTCCCCCCATAATTGAATTTGTTGCAAGCGTTCCGCTTATTCCAAGAGGCATAGTCCATGGTACCGCCACTCCCGTTGTTCTAGGCATTATTCCAATTTTTGTTGCAAAATAGGCAATCGAGATTGTTATTGGTGATCCCAGTATCCACGGTATTGCAAGTATAGGATTCAATATTACAGGAAGTCCAAATAATGTAGGTTCGGATATATTAAATATTCCTGGTATAAATCCTAATTTTGCCACTTCCCTTTGCTGTTTTATTCTGCTTACAATAAAAATCGCTGTTAATGCTGACAATGCTCCCATCGAACCGATACTTACCGAAAACATCTCCATAAACTGCTTTGTTACAATATGAGGTAATGGCTGTCCTGCATTATACGCATTCAAATTTTCTAGTGAAGCCACATTCCAGATTGTATCCATTATCGGATTTACAACAAGATGTCCGTGTACTCCAAAGAACCAGAAGAATTGCACCAATGTTGCGGCTATTATTGTGGCAAAGAAAGATGTTCCCAAACCAACAAGCGGTTTTTGTAAAAATTCATACACAAAAGTATGTATTGATTCAAATTTAGTATGTTTAAAAAGAATGTTTATTATCATAAATACACTTAAAGTCAAAAATCCTGGAATAATTGCTGAAAATGATTTTGAAATCGCAGGTGGAACATCTTTAGGCATTTTTATAGTCAAATTCTTATTTAACAAAAACCCATAAATAGTTGTCGATATAATTGATACAAAAATTGCAACAAACAGTCCTTGAGCCCCGACTAACGAAGTCGGAATAACTCCTGTCATCAATTCCCATTTTCAAGTTTTACTGAAAAAGGTGTTACTATAAAAAATGATACGAGCGCTACAGCTCCAGAATATATTGCATCCTGTGTTCTCTTCGGATTTTTATATAAGTACAAATAATAACCAATCCCTATACTTACAAATATCGACATAAGCAGCATTGAGCTCTCTATCGAATGTCCCATCAAGGCTCCAAGCCCTTCCCTAGCCTTTTCGCTAAACCCGGGAAAGTTTGTTACAACAAGCAAAATTGAACCAAACATTGTAAGCGGAAATGAAAGCATAAAAGCATCCCTTAAACTAAGCAAATAAATATTTTTCCTAATAATTCCCGCAAAGCTCATTAATTTTTCAGATAATTTTTCCTTAAAAGTTCTTTCCATTTTTTTCACCTCAAACATAATTTCTATTTTTTATTATTTTTAAAAATTGTATAAATTTATAGTAAAAACACTTTAAAGCTAAGATTCAGAAGTTATAGATATTTTACTTAAATTTAAATATCCCAACTATCAATTTCGTTAGTTTCAGAAACTTTCTTTATCCAGTATCCTGATTTTTTTATCGTTTTTATTTGTGTTGGCAAATCTACCGAGATAAATCCGTATCTGTTCTTGTAGGCATTTGTCCAAGACCAGCAGTCT
This window encodes:
- a CDS encoding UDP-N-acetylmuramoyl-tripeptide--D-alanyl-D-alanine ligase, translated to MNKSEVFQRLFNKEKTLDLEIKNVSIDSKKLEKSDVFVAIRGGNNFVNEALEKGAAVVYDSEAVKIDEKYVDRAFFVKDSIEFLQKFAKEWRKNLDIKVIGITGSNGKTTVKDMIYHLLSQKYKGKKTEGNYNNHIGLPFTLLRAEKDDEFIILEMGMSGFGEIDLLGQIALPDINVITNIGESHLEFLKTKENVFLAKTEIIPYIKSTLVINGDDEYLKNVKTENIEVVRALSLKNNEFRDKTSDFYYGDVRFNESGTDFFLKYFGKICQSTVERNYKTNVLGEHNVLNLVMAIAVAKQFGMEDKIISEAIKNIGLTGMRFQIIENGNTTYINDAYNASPMSMEKSLETFSQIYNDRLKIVVLGDMLELGENELKLHSNLFDTIKNTKFDKLYLFGKRMKSLFEKIKENVDDKNLNNENLEINKALKNGKFEHFDEKKKIKEKIRQISEKKAVLLKASRGMKLEEIIEK
- a CDS encoding GntR family transcriptional regulator, coding for MDLLVSEGLIIKRRGSGTFVKDMRDDDAIEIAMKKQFMGFKATHGSKKVTSNIIKFKVIPASAEIAKKLKIERNDFVYYIERVRYLNDEPCVIEYTYMPISTIKGLKEDVLKDSIYEYIENTLNLSIQSAHRVIKADLPTDLEKKYLRIKEPIPILEVEQVAFLSNGQIFEYSKSRHRGDKTEIKMIEVR
- a CDS encoding GntR family transcriptional regulator, with amino-acid sequence MLKYREIVQELRNKIINGDYIPNEKLPNEKEMCEKYKASRITVKKPWIYWFQKG
- a CDS encoding PTS sugar transporter subunit IIC; its protein translation is MTGVIPTSLVGAQGLFVAIFVSIISTTIYGFLLNKNLTIKMPKDVPPAISKSFSAIIPGFLTLSVFMIINILFKHTKFESIHTFVYEFLQKPLVGLGTSFFATIIAATLVQFFWFFGVHGHLVVNPIMDTIWNVASLENLNAYNAGQPLPHIVTKQFMEMFSVSIGSMGALSALTAIFIVSRIKQQREVAKLGFIPGIFNISEPTLFGLPVILNPILAIPWILGSPITISIAYFATKIGIMPRTTGVAVPWTMPLGISGTLATNSIMGGVVQIVGFVVMVLLWIPFILYSQKQYEEEKRKNKNEAKERE
- a CDS encoding PTS transporter subunit EIIC, with amino-acid sequence MERTFKEKLSEKLMSFAGIIRKNIYLLSLRDAFMLSFPLTMFGSILLVVTNFPGFSEKAREGLGALMGHSIESSMLLMSIFVSIGIGYYLYLYKNPKRTQDAIYSGAVALVSFFIVTPFSVKLENGN